The Leadbettera azotonutricia ZAS-9 genome has a window encoding:
- the gltB gene encoding glutamate synthase large subunit yields the protein MGGQGLYLKEHEHDSCGIGFVADIKGRKSHDILKRGLEVLERMEHRGAESADNKTGDGSGVLLQIPHEFYKKLIPGLPEEGTYGTGLAFFPHQNKNDDIHGKVKAIIENVAKAAGFSMLALRDVPVNSNAIGIIAKSAEPVIKQLVLVPLKAKAGASGIEPSELEFSLFIFRKKLEKALEGDESLKKAGAECYFPSLSSRTIIYKGMLMSSQLKDYFPELSDSAMKTAVALVHSRFSTNTFPNWPLAQPFRMVAHNGEINTVKGNRFWMAAREALLDHPRFGATLKEILPIIDKDGSDSASFDNVLELLVMSGRSLPHALMMMIPESWNNKNPIPQELKDFYEYHACIMEPWDGPASMVFCDGRFVGGTLDRNGLRPSRYTVTKDDLIVMGSETGVQDFSPDEVAYKGRLLPGKLLLVDLEEGRIIPDAEAKRDVYSHRPYTEWVGRQVTTLKQEIDAPTVHEGGKDAGKANDHLGDAYGAALFGDAQIKTESSVLFMERSAGYTREDREQLLIPMALTGQEPTSSMGTDTPIAVFSNQSQRVYSYFKQVFAQVTNPPIDSIREDLVMTLTSFVGPQENLLDETENHCRRIKVLNPIMTPADLEALKELKPSVYKSKTLDATFEASGAQGASLEKALDRLVDEAVKAVNAGASLLILSDREALLPEAGKAPVPALLAVGAVHHGLIRKGLRMKASIIAESAEPREIMHFALLFGYGADLIVPYGALASIAAICRGADSKRVGDFAHAKKAYLKGLAKAMLKVMSKMGTSTLRSYRGAQIFEAIGLGPEVIDTCFRGTTSRIKGAGFAELEAEALSHYANAKEAHAQSETIPAPGDYLLDGAGQYRWRKYGEKHAWNPETIHLLQWSTRTGDYAKFKQFTEAANTLNQSPHVIRGLLDFVQLGKAIPIEEVESVDEIMKRFTTGAMSFGSISKEAHETVAEALNSIKGRSNSGEGGEDAERFPMLPDGRWLRSAIKQVASARFGVTSEYLANARELQIKIAQGAKPGEGGQLPGHKVASPIARTRHSTPGVTLISPPPHHDIYSIEDLAELIFDLKNANPGARISVKLVSESGVGTIAAGVAKAHADNILISGYDGGTGASPQSSIRHAGLPWELGLSETHQVLVRNGLRGRVRLQTDGQLKTGRDIVIAAMLGAEEFGFGTSTLIVLGCVMMRKCHENTCPMGVATQDPELRKRFTGKAAHLINFFHFLAEETREIMASLGFKHFDDLVGRADLLVQRKIENRDTLALAKAAGVDLSALLYKAEGPADIPGGQALHCVTDQIHKISDILDRKLIDKCLAALDRKIPTALQFSIKNTDRAVGAMLSYEVSKRFGGEGLPENFVTVDFAGSAGQSFGAFLARGITFRLSGDANDYLGKGLSGGRIVVAPPQGSAFKTSENIIIGNTVLYGATSGELYVAGVAGERFGVRNSGALAVVEGTGDHAAEYMTGGRLVVLGAVGRNFAAGMSGGIAYVLNLNGNFEFFLNKGMVELSGLDNEEDEGFVKDMVRKHVYWTGSAYAKNIIDNWAEYKPKFVKVLPVEYKRALQQMKLAELDRKLYEIREREDIEVKA from the coding sequence ATGGGCGGACAGGGTCTATATCTTAAAGAGCACGAACATGATTCCTGCGGCATTGGTTTTGTCGCGGACATTAAAGGCCGTAAATCCCACGATATTCTGAAGCGGGGGCTGGAAGTCCTGGAACGCATGGAGCACAGGGGCGCCGAGAGCGCCGACAACAAAACCGGTGACGGTTCGGGCGTTCTCCTGCAGATTCCCCATGAATTCTATAAAAAACTCATCCCCGGCCTGCCGGAAGAGGGAACTTATGGCACGGGCCTGGCCTTTTTCCCCCACCAGAACAAAAATGATGATATCCATGGCAAGGTAAAGGCGATTATCGAAAATGTTGCCAAAGCTGCGGGTTTTTCCATGCTGGCATTGAGGGATGTGCCGGTTAACAGCAATGCTATCGGCATCATTGCCAAGTCGGCGGAGCCTGTGATCAAGCAGCTGGTGCTGGTCCCTCTCAAGGCGAAGGCCGGCGCATCGGGCATAGAACCTTCGGAACTGGAATTCAGCCTCTTCATTTTCAGGAAAAAGCTTGAAAAGGCCCTGGAGGGTGACGAGAGTCTTAAAAAGGCAGGGGCTGAATGCTATTTTCCATCCCTTTCTTCTAGGACTATCATATACAAGGGGATGCTCATGTCGTCCCAGCTTAAGGATTACTTTCCCGAGCTGAGCGACAGCGCCATGAAGACCGCAGTGGCCCTGGTCCATTCGCGCTTCTCCACCAACACCTTCCCCAACTGGCCCCTGGCCCAGCCCTTCCGCATGGTGGCCCACAACGGCGAAATCAACACGGTCAAGGGAAATCGTTTTTGGATGGCAGCCCGGGAAGCCCTCCTTGACCACCCCCGTTTCGGCGCAACCCTGAAAGAGATACTCCCCATAATTGACAAGGATGGGAGCGACTCGGCCAGCTTTGACAATGTGCTGGAGCTTTTGGTGATGTCGGGCCGCAGCCTTCCTCATGCTTTGATGATGATGATCCCCGAGTCCTGGAACAACAAGAACCCCATACCCCAGGAGCTCAAGGATTTTTATGAATACCACGCCTGCATCATGGAGCCTTGGGACGGTCCCGCTTCCATGGTCTTCTGCGACGGCCGCTTTGTAGGCGGCACCCTGGACAGGAACGGCCTCCGGCCTTCGCGCTATACGGTTACCAAGGATGACCTTATCGTCATGGGGTCAGAGACAGGTGTCCAGGATTTCAGCCCGGATGAAGTAGCCTACAAGGGCCGCCTCCTTCCGGGCAAGCTTCTCCTGGTGGATCTTGAGGAGGGGAGGATCATCCCTGACGCGGAGGCTAAGCGGGATGTGTATTCTCACAGGCCCTACACCGAGTGGGTGGGCCGCCAGGTTACCACCCTTAAGCAGGAGATAGACGCCCCCACGGTTCACGAGGGCGGCAAGGATGCGGGCAAGGCGAACGATCACTTGGGTGATGCCTATGGGGCGGCCCTTTTTGGGGATGCCCAGATCAAGACTGAAAGCTCTGTCCTTTTTATGGAACGCTCGGCGGGCTATACCCGTGAAGATCGGGAGCAGCTTCTTATCCCCATGGCGCTTACCGGGCAGGAGCCCACAAGCTCCATGGGCACCGATACGCCCATCGCGGTTTTTTCCAACCAGAGCCAGCGGGTCTATTCCTACTTCAAGCAGGTCTTTGCCCAGGTTACGAACCCTCCTATAGACTCAATCCGGGAAGATCTGGTTATGACCCTCACGAGCTTTGTGGGTCCCCAGGAAAATCTCCTTGATGAAACTGAAAACCACTGCCGCCGTATCAAGGTGCTTAACCCCATTATGACGCCGGCGGATCTTGAAGCGTTGAAGGAACTCAAGCCTTCGGTATACAAGTCTAAAACGCTGGATGCAACCTTTGAAGCGTCCGGGGCTCAGGGAGCATCCCTTGAAAAAGCACTGGACAGGCTTGTAGACGAAGCGGTCAAGGCGGTAAACGCCGGGGCTTCGCTCCTCATATTGAGCGACAGGGAAGCCCTGCTGCCGGAAGCGGGCAAGGCCCCTGTTCCGGCCTTGCTTGCGGTCGGCGCGGTACATCACGGCCTCATACGCAAGGGCCTCAGGATGAAGGCTTCCATCATCGCCGAATCTGCTGAACCCCGGGAGATCATGCACTTCGCCCTGCTCTTCGGGTACGGCGCCGACCTCATTGTGCCTTACGGCGCGCTGGCTTCGATTGCGGCAATCTGCAGGGGCGCGGACAGCAAGCGGGTAGGGGATTTTGCCCATGCCAAGAAGGCCTACCTCAAGGGGCTGGCCAAGGCCATGCTCAAGGTGATGTCCAAGATGGGTACCAGTACCCTCCGCTCCTATCGGGGGGCTCAAATTTTTGAAGCCATAGGGCTGGGGCCCGAGGTTATCGATACATGCTTCAGGGGAACCACGAGCCGCATAAAAGGCGCGGGCTTTGCGGAGCTTGAGGCCGAGGCCCTTTCCCATTACGCAAACGCCAAAGAAGCTCATGCACAGTCGGAAACTATACCCGCGCCGGGCGATTATCTTTTGGATGGGGCGGGCCAGTATCGCTGGCGCAAATACGGCGAGAAGCACGCCTGGAACCCCGAGACCATTCATCTCTTGCAGTGGTCAACCAGAACCGGCGATTACGCCAAATTCAAGCAGTTTACCGAGGCGGCCAATACCCTGAACCAAAGCCCCCACGTGATCCGGGGTCTTTTGGACTTCGTCCAGCTGGGCAAGGCCATTCCCATAGAAGAAGTGGAAAGCGTGGACGAGATCATGAAGCGCTTCACCACTGGGGCCATGTCGTTCGGCTCTATTTCCAAGGAAGCCCACGAGACTGTTGCCGAAGCCCTGAACTCCATCAAGGGCCGATCCAATTCCGGGGAGGGCGGCGAGGACGCTGAACGTTTCCCGATGCTGCCCGACGGCAGGTGGCTGCGCAGCGCCATCAAGCAAGTGGCTTCCGCACGTTTCGGTGTCACCAGCGAATATCTTGCCAACGCCAGGGAACTCCAGATTAAGATAGCCCAGGGCGCAAAACCCGGCGAAGGCGGACAGCTTCCGGGCCACAAGGTGGCATCTCCCATTGCGCGTACCCGCCATTCGACTCCGGGTGTTACCCTCATAAGCCCGCCGCCCCATCACGATATTTATTCAATAGAAGATTTGGCTGAACTCATCTTCGATCTGAAAAACGCCAACCCCGGCGCACGGATCAGCGTAAAGCTCGTTTCCGAAAGCGGGGTGGGAACCATTGCCGCAGGTGTTGCCAAGGCCCACGCCGACAACATCCTCATCTCGGGCTACGACGGTGGAACCGGGGCCAGCCCCCAGTCCAGCATACGCCACGCGGGCCTCCCCTGGGAGCTGGGCCTTTCAGAGACCCACCAGGTTCTGGTGCGGAACGGCCTCCGGGGCAGGGTAAGGCTCCAGACCGACGGCCAGCTCAAAACCGGCCGCGACATTGTCATAGCCGCCATGCTGGGGGCCGAGGAATTCGGCTTCGGCACTTCCACCCTTATTGTCCTGGGCTGCGTGATGATGCGCAAATGCCACGAGAACACCTGTCCCATGGGCGTTGCCACTCAAGATCCTGAACTGCGCAAGCGCTTTACAGGCAAGGCGGCGCACCTCATCAACTTTTTCCATTTTCTCGCTGAAGAGACCCGCGAAATCATGGCCTCCCTGGGCTTTAAACATTTCGATGATCTTGTCGGAAGGGCGGATCTCCTCGTCCAGCGCAAGATCGAAAATAGGGATACCCTGGCTCTGGCCAAAGCAGCAGGGGTGGATCTCTCCGCTCTGCTTTACAAGGCCGAAGGCCCTGCTGATATTCCCGGCGGGCAGGCGCTTCACTGCGTAACTGATCAGATCCACAAAATTTCCGATATCCTCGACAGGAAGCTCATCGACAAATGCCTTGCTGCCCTGGATCGCAAGATCCCCACGGCTCTTCAGTTCTCCATAAAGAACACAGACCGCGCAGTGGGGGCCATGCTATCCTATGAAGTGAGCAAGCGTTTCGGCGGTGAAGGGCTCCCCGAAAATTTCGTCACTGTTGACTTTGCAGGTTCCGCAGGTCAGAGCTTTGGCGCATTCCTTGCCAGGGGCATCACCTTCCGCCTCTCTGGGGATGCCAACGATTATCTGGGCAAGGGCCTTTCCGGCGGTCGCATCGTGGTTGCGCCTCCGCAGGGTTCGGCCTTTAAGACCAGCGAGAACATCATCATTGGCAACACGGTGCTTTACGGCGCGACTTCGGGGGAGCTCTATGTTGCAGGCGTCGCAGGCGAACGTTTCGGCGTCAGGAATTCCGGCGCATTGGCGGTGGTGGAAGGCACGGGCGATCATGCCGCCGAATACATGACGGGTGGACGCCTTGTTGTGCTGGGCGCAGTTGGCCGCAACTTCGCTGCAGGCATGTCCGGCGGTATAGCCTATGTGCTCAATCTGAACGGCAACTTCGAATTCTTCCTCAATAAGGGCATGGTTGAACTTTCCGGCCTGGACAATGAAGAAGACGAAGGCTTTGTCAAAGACATGGTGCGCAAGCATGTGTACTGGACCGGTTCAGCCTACGCCAAAAATATCATCGACAACTGGGCCGAATACAAACCCAAGTTTGTTAAAGTGCTGCCTGTAGAATACAAGCGGGCCTTGCAGCAGATGAAGCTGGCGGAGCTTGACAGGAAGCTCTACGAAATCCGCGAGCGTGAAGATATAGAAGTCAAGGCATAA
- a CDS encoding glutamate synthase subunit beta, whose amino-acid sequence MGDPKGFLTIKRKVSGYRPVEERVNDYSEVEVQLPDEERRLQAARCMDCGVPFCHWSCPVSNVMPEWQDKVYRSDWVGAWAILQDTNPFPEFTGRVCPALCEASCVLGANDEPVTIRQNELAVIEKAFSLGLVVPRPPKARNNKKVAIVGAGPSGLSAAYFLNRFGFSVTVYEGDRKVGGYLRYGIPDFKLDKSFIDRRVRLMEQEGVVFKTSTRVGDAVYGFGTGSKDSAVISPKELESKYDLILLTIGARDARNIKVPGRENSGIVQALDFLSLQNRAVGKEQNEGAEPITAYGKRVVVIGGGDTGSDCVGTANRQGAMSVTQIEVMPKPPEHRPDSAPWPLWPTVLKTSSSHQEGGERLWAVNTKAFKGKDGKVSSLQLCKVEWAMKDGRFGMSDIPNTEFEINADLVLLAMGFTHVVQAGVVADFGLELDQRGNIRTAGSFHTSNPKVWAAGDAKNGASLVVRAIAEGRAAAEAIVKHLA is encoded by the coding sequence ATGGGTGATCCAAAAGGTTTTTTGACGATAAAAAGAAAGGTCTCGGGCTACAGGCCGGTTGAAGAGCGTGTCAACGATTACAGCGAAGTTGAAGTCCAGCTTCCCGATGAGGAGAGGCGGCTTCAGGCTGCGCGCTGCATGGATTGCGGGGTGCCTTTCTGCCACTGGTCTTGCCCTGTCAGCAATGTCATGCCCGAATGGCAGGATAAGGTGTACCGCAGCGACTGGGTAGGCGCTTGGGCTATATTGCAGGATACCAACCCCTTCCCCGAATTCACCGGCCGGGTCTGTCCTGCGCTGTGCGAAGCTTCCTGCGTGTTGGGGGCCAACGACGAGCCTGTGACCATCAGGCAGAATGAACTTGCGGTTATCGAAAAGGCTTTTTCATTGGGCCTCGTTGTTCCCCGGCCTCCAAAAGCGAGGAACAACAAAAAGGTCGCCATTGTTGGCGCAGGGCCGTCTGGGCTTTCGGCGGCTTATTTTTTGAACCGCTTTGGTTTTTCCGTAACCGTCTACGAAGGAGATCGTAAAGTTGGCGGGTATCTCCGCTACGGCATTCCCGATTTTAAACTTGACAAAAGCTTTATCGACCGCCGCGTCAGGCTCATGGAGCAGGAAGGGGTGGTGTTCAAAACCAGCACCAGGGTTGGGGACGCGGTTTACGGTTTTGGCACCGGCAGCAAAGACAGCGCAGTTATAAGTCCCAAAGAGCTTGAATCCAAATACGATCTCATACTCCTCACCATAGGCGCCCGTGATGCCCGTAACATCAAAGTTCCGGGGCGCGAAAATTCCGGCATAGTGCAGGCTTTGGATTTCCTTTCCCTTCAGAACCGGGCGGTGGGCAAGGAGCAGAATGAAGGCGCCGAACCTATTACCGCCTATGGCAAGAGGGTAGTGGTAATCGGGGGCGGCGATACCGGCTCGGATTGCGTGGGTACTGCAAACCGCCAGGGTGCAATGAGTGTTACCCAGATAGAAGTCATGCCCAAGCCCCCTGAGCACCGGCCCGATTCGGCGCCCTGGCCCCTTTGGCCCACTGTGCTCAAGACCTCAAGCTCCCACCAGGAAGGAGGGGAACGCCTCTGGGCAGTCAACACTAAAGCGTTTAAAGGCAAAGACGGCAAGGTCAGCTCCCTGCAGCTGTGCAAGGTTGAATGGGCCATGAAGGACGGCCGTTTCGGAATGAGCGATATCCCCAACACGGAATTTGAAATCAACGCGGATCTTGTGCTTCTTGCAATGGGCTTTACCCATGTAGTGCAGGCAGGGGTCGTGGCCGATTTCGGCCTTGAACTGGATCAGAGGGGCAATATACGCACCGCAGGAAGCTTCCACACAAGCAACCCAAAGGTGTGGGCCGCCGGGGACGCCAAAAACGGCGCAAGCCTCGTGGTGCGGGCCATTGCCGAGGGCAGGGCAGCCGCCGAAGCCATTGTGAAGCACTTGGCCTAG
- a CDS encoding TlpA disulfide reductase family protein → MKKAEFRLVVLVLLLSPIAAFADPVPGDIAKAFADAGLPVLKDRINPIEFSLPLLDGKEQKLSALKGKVVFLNFWATWCGPCRVEMPSMENLYQRFKNQGLEILAVNCQEKNAEVLSFMKSNKFTFPATLDTSGSVSSRYGVRAIPTTCIIDRDGKIIIRVAGSLNWDNPKIIAAFEALLKS, encoded by the coding sequence ATGAAAAAAGCTGAATTCCGGTTGGTGGTATTAGTACTTTTACTGTCGCCTATTGCTGCGTTCGCAGATCCGGTACCTGGCGATATAGCAAAAGCCTTTGCCGATGCAGGCTTGCCGGTTCTAAAAGACAGGATAAACCCCATAGAATTCTCCCTGCCCCTCCTGGACGGGAAGGAGCAGAAACTTTCTGCCTTAAAGGGGAAAGTAGTATTTCTCAATTTCTGGGCCACATGGTGCGGGCCCTGCAGAGTGGAAATGCCTTCCATGGAGAATCTTTATCAGCGTTTTAAAAATCAGGGCCTTGAGATTCTCGCCGTAAACTGCCAGGAAAAAAACGCAGAAGTACTGTCATTTATGAAGAGCAATAAATTTACTTTTCCTGCGACCCTGGACACCTCGGGAAGCGTAAGTTCCAGATACGGAGTGCGGGCAATTCCCACTACCTGCATTATCGACCGGGACGGGAAAATAATCATACGCGTTGCAGGAAGCCTTAACTGGGACAATCCGAAAATTATCGCGGCTTTTGAGGCATTGCTTAAAAGCTAG
- the crcB gene encoding fluoride efflux transporter CrcB has translation MDYLCVFIGGGAGSLLRFISIQFVNQFFDSKYSTGTLFVNCFGAFVVGFLVNKLVPFDVKWRLFFITGFLGGYTTFSTYALETVRYFTDGNLKQGIINILLNNVLSLLFVLLGMGLSSDFIKSPR, from the coding sequence ATGGATTATTTATGCGTATTTATAGGAGGAGGCGCCGGTTCTTTGCTGCGCTTTATCTCAATTCAGTTTGTCAATCAATTTTTTGATAGTAAATATTCAACCGGGACGTTGTTTGTAAATTGTTTTGGCGCTTTTGTTGTCGGCTTTTTGGTAAACAAGCTGGTTCCCTTTGATGTTAAATGGAGATTGTTTTTTATTACCGGTTTTTTGGGAGGGTATACAACCTTCTCCACATATGCGCTCGAGACAGTGCGCTATTTTACTGACGGAAATTTAAAACAGGGGATTATTAATATTTTGCTGAACAATGTGTTGAGCCTGCTTTTTGTTTTGCTGGGAATGGGCTTGAGTTCGGATTTCATAAAATCCCCCCGCTAG
- a CDS encoding cytochrome c biogenesis CcdA family protein gives MSDTLSIFLAFAAGLLSFLSPCVLPLIPSYLSILGGMSAGDSRGPHLIVGTVSFILGFSAVFVLLSILSSLFFFFIGGISQYINIVAGIIVIVLGLNVIFDFLSFLNYEKRYHSEKRPRGIIGTFLAGLAFGAGWTPCIGPILASILLLAGQQGKAGVAVLYLVVYSAGLGLPFLGVAIFFDRFLARKAWLTSRLPLIRKISGVMLILIGILILSGKFTILNRLIPSGGIL, from the coding sequence ATGTCAGATACGCTTTCAATATTTTTGGCATTTGCCGCAGGGCTGCTCTCATTCCTCTCCCCCTGCGTGCTGCCTCTCATCCCTTCGTACCTAAGCATACTTGGGGGCATGAGTGCCGGGGATTCAAGGGGGCCTCACCTCATAGTCGGGACAGTGAGCTTCATTTTGGGTTTCAGCGCAGTTTTTGTGCTGCTCAGCATACTTTCGTCCCTCTTCTTTTTCTTTATTGGAGGAATATCGCAATACATAAATATCGTGGCGGGGATCATTGTCATTGTTCTGGGGCTGAATGTCATCTTCGATTTTCTTTCCTTTCTTAATTATGAAAAACGCTATCATTCAGAAAAACGCCCGAGGGGAATTATCGGCACGTTTCTTGCCGGCCTTGCCTTCGGCGCAGGATGGACTCCCTGCATAGGCCCCATACTTGCCAGCATACTTCTTTTGGCGGGCCAGCAGGGAAAAGCCGGTGTTGCGGTCCTCTACCTGGTTGTGTATTCTGCGGGCCTTGGGCTGCCTTTTTTGGGAGTTGCGATTTTCTTTGACCGTTTTTTGGCCCGCAAGGCATGGCTCACATCCCGCCTTCCCTTGATCAGGAAGATAAGCGGCGTTATGCTTATTCTTATCGGAATACTGATACTGAGCGGAAAATTTACAATATTGAACAGGCTTATTCCTAGCGGGGGGATTTTATGA
- a CDS encoding Cof-type HAD-IIB family hydrolase → MSTSLDTSKIKALALDLDGTLLAPGAVLSERTARVINACREKGLQIIFATGRAREAAEKFRIPLGAEGPMVYFNGAIVADMPSGKTLHTCLMDKESVEFCIDLSRQLDIYYQVYFPGTAARPESFLMAEKAGAQRDMYHNHTGILAELGDLKEALGKPGITGVVKTMYLAEPEVLDSVLRPKLEDHFGKGPGSAVYMARTLKTFLEVMNITVSKGSGLSIALNRLGIKSEEVIAFGDEENDLPMFKIAGYSVAPANAKDAVKAAADLVIGTNAEDGVAVFLEEAFLR, encoded by the coding sequence ATGTCAACTTCATTGGATACTTCAAAAATAAAAGCCCTGGCCCTGGATTTGGATGGTACCCTTCTTGCGCCCGGCGCTGTCTTGAGCGAAAGAACTGCCCGGGTCATAAACGCCTGCCGGGAAAAAGGCCTGCAAATCATTTTTGCCACAGGCCGGGCCAGGGAGGCTGCGGAGAAATTCAGGATACCTCTGGGCGCCGAAGGACCCATGGTCTACTTTAACGGTGCCATTGTGGCTGATATGCCGTCGGGGAAGACGCTGCATACCTGCCTTATGGACAAGGAATCCGTGGAGTTTTGCATAGATCTTTCAAGGCAACTGGATATCTATTATCAGGTTTATTTCCCTGGAACCGCTGCCCGGCCCGAATCTTTTCTCATGGCCGAGAAGGCCGGAGCCCAAAGGGATATGTATCACAACCATACCGGTATTCTTGCCGAGCTGGGAGATCTCAAAGAAGCCCTCGGCAAGCCCGGAATTACGGGAGTTGTTAAAACCATGTATCTGGCTGAACCCGAGGTTCTGGACAGTGTCTTAAGGCCCAAGCTTGAAGATCATTTTGGCAAAGGCCCTGGTTCCGCTGTTTATATGGCCCGCACCTTAAAAACTTTTCTTGAGGTTATGAATATCACCGTTTCAAAAGGTTCCGGCCTCAGCATAGCCCTGAACAGGCTGGGCATAAAAAGCGAAGAAGTAATCGCCTTCGGAGATGAAGAAAACGATCTCCCCATGTTCAAGATCGCAGGCTATTCCGTTGCCCCCGCCAATGCCAAGGATGCAGTGAAAGCCGCTGCTGATCTTGTAATTGGTACAAATGCTGAAGACGGGGTGGCTGTATTTTTGGAAGAAGCATTTTTGCGTTAA
- a CDS encoding ribokinase encodes MKILVYGAINIDLIFSVDHIAMPGETVSAGDFKRGPGGKGSNQAAALAKAGVPVYLAGKIGHDGEFLLELLRSYKVDTSLVTIYEGATGNALIQVDKNGQNAIVPYAGGNGAITVEEVNKVLGNFGKDDIVILQNEIVHAAEIIAEAKKRGLKVCFNPSPYDEKISSVPLDLVDTFFVNELEGAALAAEGGTGGADKNAPFPVILEKLVTKFPHAEIILTAGKEGAFYGFKNERAKGDIVDIPVVDTTGAGDTFSGYFIAARARGIDVNEALRLACKASSIAVSRPGAMEAVPFASEVF; translated from the coding sequence ATGAAAATACTTGTATACGGGGCCATCAATATCGATCTTATTTTTTCTGTGGATCATATTGCCATGCCCGGCGAGACGGTGAGCGCAGGCGATTTTAAACGCGGACCCGGGGGCAAGGGATCAAACCAGGCGGCGGCACTGGCAAAGGCAGGGGTGCCGGTATACCTGGCCGGGAAAATTGGCCATGATGGCGAGTTCCTTTTGGAACTGCTGCGCAGTTATAAAGTTGATACGAGCCTTGTCACCATTTATGAGGGGGCTACAGGCAACGCGCTCATTCAGGTTGATAAAAACGGACAGAACGCCATAGTCCCTTATGCGGGGGGCAATGGTGCAATTACTGTGGAAGAAGTCAATAAAGTGCTCGGCAACTTTGGCAAGGACGATATCGTCATTTTGCAAAATGAAATTGTACATGCAGCGGAAATCATCGCCGAGGCCAAGAAGCGGGGCCTCAAGGTTTGCTTTAACCCTTCACCGTACGATGAAAAAATTTCTTCCGTGCCCCTGGATCTCGTGGACACCTTCTTCGTAAATGAACTCGAGGGCGCAGCTCTCGCTGCCGAGGGCGGAACCGGCGGTGCCGACAAGAATGCGCCTTTCCCGGTTATCCTCGAAAAACTGGTAACGAAATTTCCACATGCGGAGATCATCCTCACTGCGGGAAAAGAAGGAGCCTTCTACGGATTCAAAAACGAAAGAGCCAAGGGCGATATAGTGGATATTCCGGTAGTGGACACCACCGGCGCAGGAGATACGTTTTCAGGTTATTTTATCGCGGCCAGGGCAAGAGGCATCGATGTCAACGAAGCTCTGCGCCTCGCGTGCAAGGCTTCGTCCATTGCGGTATCCAGGCCCGGGGCCATGGAAGCAGTTCCTTTTGCAAGCGAAGTCTTTTAA
- a CDS encoding LacI family DNA-binding transcriptional regulator, whose protein sequence is MSPRVIDIAKIAKVSPAAVSLALNNKTGVSDKVRQNILNIATQMGYKSILGNPYQTNENITIKMLKIAKHGHIVNERHNAFITEYLEGIEAGAKKRKYKLEVSFYNKVPVEDIVEAQRETAADGLIVLGTELNAHELDFFTGLSIPMVFIDTCFPLAAFDCIDIDNDDGVFQSVQYLYKSGHRSIGLVKSRFETRNFRMREEGFREAMEYFSMPVQEKYLVSVDPTVDQAASDMSRFLGKPGNIPTAFFCMNDIMAFGCIRALKDRGLRVPEDVSVIGFDDLPSSSITEPPLTTVKVSTHQIGERALERLSDKINGLTHSSPEKILVSGKLVIRGSVRNI, encoded by the coding sequence ATGTCTCCTCGAGTTATAGACATAGCAAAGATCGCAAAAGTCTCCCCTGCTGCCGTTTCCTTGGCTTTGAATAACAAAACCGGGGTCAGCGATAAAGTTAGGCAGAACATCCTCAATATCGCCACCCAGATGGGGTATAAGTCTATACTAGGTAATCCTTATCAAACCAACGAAAATATCACTATCAAGATGCTGAAAATCGCCAAGCACGGGCATATCGTCAACGAGCGGCACAACGCCTTTATCACCGAATACCTTGAAGGGATAGAAGCAGGGGCAAAAAAGCGGAAGTACAAGCTTGAAGTTTCGTTCTATAATAAAGTGCCTGTGGAAGACATTGTGGAGGCCCAGCGGGAAACTGCGGCGGACGGGCTTATCGTATTGGGGACCGAGCTTAACGCCCATGAGTTGGATTTTTTCACCGGCCTTTCCATCCCCATGGTTTTTATTGATACCTGTTTTCCTTTGGCGGCTTTTGACTGTATCGACATTGACAATGACGACGGCGTGTTCCAGTCTGTCCAATATCTCTACAAAAGCGGCCACCGGAGCATAGGGCTTGTGAAGAGTCGTTTTGAAACCAGGAATTTCAGGATGAGGGAAGAAGGCTTCCGGGAGGCAATGGAGTACTTCTCCATGCCGGTGCAGGAAAAATACCTGGTCAGCGTCGATCCCACGGTGGATCAGGCTGCAAGCGATATGAGCCGTTTCCTCGGCAAGCCGGGGAACATCCCAACTGCTTTTTTCTGCATGAACGATATTATGGCATTCGGCTGCATAAGGGCTTTGAAGGACAGGGGCTTGCGGGTGCCGGAAGATGTCAGCGTCATAGGCTTTGACGATCTCCCTTCAAGCAGCATTACCGAGCCTCCCCTTACCACCGTGAAAGTTTCTACCCATCAGATTGGGGAACGGGCTTTGGAACGGTTGTCGGATAAAATCAATGGGCTGACCCATTCAAGCCCGGAAAAGATCCTGGTTTCAGGAAAATTGGTTATCCGGGGCAGCGTGAGGAATATATGA